The Anaerolineales bacterium region CATCGAAGCGAACGCCAACGTAGTCGCGGAGTTTGTGGTTGTGGTCAGATACCAAATGATGGCGAACTGCACCAATTGACTGCCGAGCAAAGATAATGCCTGCCCAGCCCACAGCGTGTAATAGCGAGACGCCCAGCGTTTGTTTTCCATGCCCCAACTTTACCGAGAACGCCTCGATTTTGGATGCGCTGAAAGATGTATTTTGTGTGTATTTTTATTGCGATTGATGGAAATGTTGGATCGCCTGCGCGCGGTTGTGCACGCCCAATTTTTGATACAGGTTGGCGACGTGCCGCTTCAACGTCCCTTCGGCGATGAAGAGCCGCTCCGCCAATTCTTGATTGGATAATCCGATCGCCAGCAATTGCAGGATTTCTTTTTCACGCCGCGTCAAACCCGGACCTTGAGCCTGCCTCGCGTTTCCCTCAGCCTGCTCTACCTTTCGAATAAACCCGACCTGATTGAGGCGCGGCAGGATGTCCGCGATCTGTTTGCGCGCTTCCACAAACGGACGGACAACGCCTCCCGTTTGCGCCAGTTTGACCGCTTCGTTGAGCGCTTTTGTCGCGCGCTGTTTCTGGTTGAGTTGACTCAAGCACGCGCTATGCCAGATCAACGCTTCGATGCGGAAGATTGTAAATTCCAAGCCGCTCAATAGTTTCAGAGTCTTGGCGAACTCTGCATGAGCCTCTTGCAAGGCGTTCGCCGCGAAGAGCGTTTTGCCCTTGATCAACGAGAAATAATAAGGATACGGCGCCTCGCCGTATTTTTTCAACGTTTGAAGCCATTGACGGGCAGAGTCGAGGTCGCCCTCTTGGAGAGCGAATTGCACACGCTGGCGGATGATGGAGCGGAGCACGTTGTTATCTTGCAAACCGCGCGCGAGGGTGTCGGCGGCGTCGAGATCGGCTTGCGCTTTTTCCCGACTGTTCATGGCTCGATGAATTTGCGAGCGTTGGAGCAAAACTCGCGCTTGAATGACCGCCTGATTTGTTTCGATGCACAAGTCAATGGCGCGGTTGGCGCAATCGAGGGCTTCTTTCAGTTGGTTTTTCTGGAAGGCAATACGCGACAACGTCCAATACCAATCGCTCGCCTCGGGGATGTTCTGGCGATAATTTCGCAACGCCTCTTTACAGGCTGATTCCGCGTCCGCCAGCCGAGCTTGCAGGTATAACACGTCAACCAAGTTGGCAAACGCAGACAGGGAAATGAACGCGTTGCCTTCCGCCTCCGCCAACGCGAGCGAAGATCGAAAACTTTGCTCCGCTTGAAAGAGTTGGAGCGCCATCTTTTGCGCCGCGCCCAGCCCAAACGATACATACGTTTGGATGAACGGATCTTTCGCCTCTTTCGTCCGTTGCGCCTTTCGCATGAACTTCATCGCTTCTTCGGGCTGGTGAGTCATCGCGGCGTGGAGGGCGCGCAAGACGAGGAACTCGCTCCGCATATTTTTTTCGAGGTAATTCCCCAGTCGGTCGAAATAGGATTGCGCGTCGTTTTGCAGGTTTGAATCGAGTAACAGCCAAATTTGGGTCAGGCAGAGGCGCGGGAAACGCCAAATGGTCGACTCAGGCAGACGGTCCAGCCAGCGGCGGAGGGCGACCAGTTCCCCGCGCTTTAAAAAATCAGGCGCGAGAGTCGCAATGAGGCGCGCGGCGGATTCGTCGTCTGCAATTGCAAACGCGTGCGGAATGGCTTCGACGGCGAATCCGTTTTGTTCGAGCCAGTGAAAAGATTTGCGATGCAAATCAACGACGCGTTCGGGGTAAGCGCTTTGCAGTTTTGCCTGCAAGAATTCACGGAACAATGGATGATACTGATGCCGCTTGTCCACCGCGCTGATGAACAAATTGGACTTTTCGAGATGAGCGAGTATTTTGCCCGCATTGCCAGCAAACACAGATTTGCATTGCGCGGCTGAAAATTTCTCGAGAACCGAGGTGTTGAGCAAAAACGTTTGCACATCCTTTGGCTGGCGGTTGAAGACCTCGGTGAGGAAATAATCGGTGACGAACTGCCGCTCGTTGGGGTTGGGAGTGGGCTGGCTGGCGTCGGCTTGAAGCGACAAGCCTGCCATCTGTAAGCCCGCGACCCATCCTTGCGTATGCTGCGCGAGGTGGTCGAGTTGGCGATCCGATAATTTCAGTCCCATCACTTGATTCAAAAACAATCTTGCTTCTTCGCCCGTAAATCGAAGTTCGTCCAAGTGGAATTCACGCAACTGGTCGCGCGCTCTCAGCCTAGCCAGCGGCAGGGGAGGGGTTTCACGCGTCACGATGACGATGTGTAACGTGGGTGGGATGTGTTCGAGCAGGTATTCCATCGCCGCGTGGATGGCTTCATCGAAAATCAGATGGTAGTCGTCGAGGACGAGCGTGACGGCGTCGTTGCCGTCGAATTGATTGATGATGTCCGTGAGGATATTTTTGACGTCGCGCTGACCCGATGGCGCGCGCAATTTCAAGCCCGCGACCTGCAAGGCGGCGATAACCCCGTTGATAAAACGGATGGGATCGTTATCGTCGTTGTCGAGGGCAAGCCACGCCCCTCGCGTTTTGCTGGAAGCCAGCCATTCAAGCGCGAGCGTCGTTTTGCCCGACCCCGCAGGCGCGGACACGATCGTCAGCGGGCGGCGGTTTGCAAACGAACTCGTCAGCCGCGGGCGCGGGACGATGGGTTGTCTCAAATTCGGCGGTCGGAGTTTGGTTTTTGGAATGGGCATAATGAACTGGCTAAAAGTGTAGCATGGAAAAACGATCTTTTCCCCCGCCTTGAGAACTACTTTTGATCGCTACCAATCCCCAGCGTATTGAATGTGATGCGGCTTGCTGATTTTCTCGATCCTCGCCCGTCGTAATTCCGTCAGTTGTCTGATGTGTAAATTATCGTGCGCCACCCATGAGGCGAATATGTCGCCTGCTGTCATAGTTCTCCACTTGGTTTTGTACTTTGCTTTCCAATTTGCGCCTTCTAACGATTTCAACCAAGCCAGTGACTTTTCCCGTTCGGCGAAAAACTTTCTCTGCATCGTTTTGAAATTCCGCTGGTTGTACTTCCGTAATTTTACCCACGCCTGTGGCGCAATGGGATGCCACTCGTCTTTGTCCTGACGGTGCAGAATGAAATCCAAATGCTCGCGGAAATCCTCGCGTTCCTCGTCGTAAAGGTGACACGTGACCTCCAAAATGGACCACGAACCCTTGCTCGGCTTGATCCGCGCCTCTTCCTGACTTACGCCTGTCAGCAACGCCCGAATCATTTCCGTACTATATACAAGTTCCTGATACAAAATTTTGAATTCCATCGTAGCCTCCAATCCTTCGCCTACGCTCAGGGCAAGTCTCTAGCCTCCAGTCTCAATTTTCTACTTTTCTCAATCCACTAACTTTCAACTCTCAAACTTCCCAACGATCCTCAATATATCAAACCCCTCCGCAAAGGGACGCTCCGCCAGCGCGCCGTGCCGCACCATGATGGAGCGCGTCAACTCGCTGTTGAAGTAGTAGCGGTCGCGGTAGGTTTCGTATTTGGATAACGCCTCGATCTTCTTGTTCACATCCTCATCTGTGACTTCCACGAGGAAATGAGGGAAGAATCCATACGAGGAGCGGACAACGTCGAATCCCAGCACGGTGATGCCGCGAAAGGCGCGTAGCGCTTCGTCGGTCATTGTGTTGTGATCCTGATGCACGTCTTGTTTCGAGTGGGTGAGGATGAGGTCGGGCTTGAAGTCTCGGCGGAGTTTGAGGAAATATTCGAGGATTTCCTGCCGCGCATCGGGGAAGACGCGCGTGGTGAAAGGTCCAAGAACGATTTTTTCTTTTGGAACGCCCAACACCGCCATCGCTTCGTGATGTTCGTTCTTCACGTTTTGCAGGTCGGGATTCTTTTGGTTATCCGAGAGCGTGACGCACAGAACTTCGGTCTTGCCCGCGATGTGATGGAGCAACGCGCCGCATCCCAACTCGATATCGTCTGGGTGCGCGCCGAGGAAGAGGACTCGCTTGCCGAAGAAGTTCATGGTTTTATCATGTCATTGCGAGGGCGGCGTTCTTCCGTCCGAAGCAATCTCCTAGGTGCGAGGGGATTGCTTCGTCGCTTCGCTCCTCGCAATGACATTTGCTATTTTGTCGCCAAAATCCCGCCGACGACTTTGGTCATCACGAGTTTGCCGTCGCGGTTGAACCAGCGCGTAGCCACATCGGTAATCTTGCCGATGAGCGCTTCATATTCATCTTTGCCGTTGAACATGGATGTCCACAATTTACGGTCCTCGCTCAACGAGGCGCGGACGTACTCGATGAATGGCGCGACTTCGGGGAAGGTGAGGTGGTTCTCGAACTTGTGGAGTTCAGTCTTTGCGAAGATTCGGTCAATGGTGTTGAAGATGTCGCCTTTGAAGCGCGAGGAGCCGGGCATCGGCGGGATGGTCGCGTTCGTCGCTTCTTTGATGATGTCGTAGAACATCTGCTTGTTCTCAGGCAGTGGACCCGAGACGAAGAGCCGTCCGCCAGATTTAAGCGCCCGATGAGCCTCACCAAACGTAAAGTCGAGGTTTGAAGCGTAGTAAATGGCGAAGGCGCTGGTGCAGAGGTCGAACGTCCCGTCTGCGAAGTTGAACGGCTTGTTGAAATCCAAAAAGACGAATTCAATTTCCGAGCCGCGTGCTTTGTTTTTGGCGCGGGCTTTATCCAGCAGTTCCTCCGAGAAATCGCCGCCCGTGATTTTTGAGCCACCTTTAGTATAATCGTCGAACAGAAACGACAGTTTGCCCGCGCCGCAACCGACATCGAGGATGTTCATGCCCGCCTGAGGCTGGAGTAGTTCGTTCGTCCACACGTCAATGTTGGCTGAGCCGTATTTTTCGTGGATGTCAATGCGGGTGAGCAGGTCTTTTGAAGTTTCTTGGTAGTTGATTTCCATTGGGTTCTCCTGATGAGGGTGCGTCGCACTTTCGGTTTTGGCGAATTTCGACGCTTGCGAATCGTTCAGCCTTTTGTACTGCTATCAGTGCAGGGTGCGACGCACTCGCGGCTTCAAAAATTATACCAAAAATAAAACAAAATTCAATCACTGAATTTTGAATGGATCAAAATGAAAAAGATCATTCAAGCCGTAAAAGGCACACGCGAGTTTTACCCCGAGCAGATGTTTGCGCGCAATTTCATTTATGAAAAAGCGCTCGCCGCGTCGGAGATGTTCGGCTATCAGGAGTGGGACGGTCCGTTCATCGAGCCGATCGAGTTGTACGCGGCGAAATCGGGCGAGGAACTCGTCAAGAAGCAATCGTTCACATTCGAGGATCGCGGCGGCGAGGCGGTGGCGTTGCGCCCCGAACTGACGCCGTCGCTGGCGCGCATGATCGCGGCGAAACAGGGCGAGTTGAATTTTCCTGTGCGCTGGTGGTCGTTCGGTCCGTTTTGGAGGTATGAGTCGCCTCAGCGCGGACGCACGCGCGAATTTTTCCAGTGGAACATTGACCTGCTCGGCGTGGACTCGCCCGAAGCGGACGCCGAACTCATTGCGGTGGGGGCGACGTTTCTGCGCTCGGTCGGACTCAGCCCCGAGCTGGCTCAGATCTTTGTGAATAATCGGCGCCTGATGGAATCGCAGTTCGACGCGCTCGACATCCCGAACGAGAAGCGTGTGGACGTTTCAAATCTTGTTGACCGCCGCGCCAAAATGGAACCTGCCAAGTGGGAAGCGTACGCGCTCGAGATCGGCTTGAGTCAGAAACAATTGGATGGTTTGAAAGAATTACTCGGCAATTTTGATTTGTGGAAGCAAAGCGAAGAATTGACGCGCACGTTTGCCGCGCTCGACGCGATGGGCGTCCGCGAATATGTGAGGTTCGATCCCAACATCATGCGCGGATTGTTGTATTACACAGGCACGGTGTTCGAGGCGTTTGACACGAGCGGTTCGGTCAAGCGCGCCATCTTCGGCGGAGGTCGCTACGACAATTTGCTTGCCGATGTCGGCGGACAGCCTTTGTCTGGCGTTGGCTTTGCGATGGGCGATGTGGTTGTTGGAATCATTTTGCAGGAGGCGGGACTCATTCCTGAATTTCAGCCGAGCCCGGCGCAGGTGTTGGTCACTGTGTTCGATGAAAAGTTGATGATGCAATCGTTTGCGCTCGCGAACGAATTGCGGAGCGCAGGGCTCAATGCGATGGTCTATCCTGAACCATCGAAACTTCCGAAGCAGTTCAAGTTTGCCGATCGGATGAGGATGAAGGTCGCGCTGGTTCTGGGTCCCGACGAGGCGGAGAAAGGCTTGGTGGTCGTCAAAAACTTGACGAGCGGCGAGCAGGTCCAGGTCCGGAAAGAAGCGGTTCTTGAATCCGTCAGGGGAATTTTGAACAATGCCTGAATTGCGTCCCGTCACAAAAGAAAATTGGGAGGCGTTGATTCGGCTCAAAGTGCGCGACGATCAGAAAAATTTTGTCGCCTCCAATTTGTATTCGATCGCCCAATCGCAATTCGGCGAAGATTTTGAAGGGCATTGGGATCTGTTCGCGTACGGCATCTATGACGACGATACGCCGGTTGGCTTTTTGATGTTTGGATATAACTTCGATCATCCATCGCAACAAGCGTTTATCCAGCGCTTGATGGTGGATGAAAAATTTCAGGGCAAGGGTTTTGGTCGTTTTGGGATGGAGAAGATGGTCGAAATGTTTCGCGCCGATGAACGCATCAAAACGGTTGCTATCAGTTACGAGCCAGAGAATGAATCGGCGCGGAAGTTATATGCCAGTTTGGGTTTCGTCGAAACAGGGCGGATTGTCGAAGATGAAACGGAAGCGGTTTTGAAGTTGAGATAACGAATTCATGCGGCAGTTTAACTGCGCATGAATAATCGAGCGATAAAAAAAGAGCCAGTCATTTGACTGGCTCTTTTCATTATCTTCCGTCGTCCTGGTCTTTGACGCCGTAACCGGGACCGTCTTTGAAGAAATCGTAGTGCGGTTTGATGTCTGGGGTGAAATCCAACACTTCGCCGGCTTCGAGTTGGCGGGCGGTGTCGAGCACGATCGGTTTGCCGTGATGGTTCGTCCCTTCGAAGTGACCTGTAAGCCCGACGGCGCTGATGTATTCGCCGCCTTTCGCGGTGTATGCGGTTGGCGTTTCGTCTTCGGGGAAGATGGCGAGGTAGGGGCATTCCGGCACGCATGCGCCGCAGTCAATGCAGGTGTCGGGGTCAATGTAGATCCAGGGCCATTTGTCGAGCGGGAAGCCGGGCAACATACATTCCACGGGGCAGACGTCAATGCAACCGCGGTCCCGAACGCATAAACTGGTGATGATGTGGGTCATGAACAGGCTCCTTTGGAGAGGTTATTTTTCGGATGGCTGAATTATAGCGTCCTTCGTGAGGGTTGCAAGGCGCATTTCGTTGTTTTATTTCGCCGAGAATTTCGCGGCGACCGCGTCCCAGTTGACCACGTTCCACCAGGCGGCGATGTAATCCGCGCGGCGGTTCTGATAGTTCAAGTAGTACGCGTGTTCCCACACGTCAATGCCGAGGATGGGAGTCGCGCCGTCGGAGAGCGGGTTGTCTTGATTCGCGCTGGAGACAACAGCGAGCCCGCTTCCTTTTTTGACGAGCCAAGCCCAGCCCGAGCCGAATCGCCCAGCGGCGGATTTGGCGAACTCTTCTTTGAACGCGTCAAACGACTTGAAGGCTGATTCAATCGCTTTCGCCAACTCGCCGCTCGGAGCGCCCCCGCCTTTCGGTCCCATCACTTCCCAGAACAGGTTGTGATTGTAAGTTCCGCCGCCGTGATTGCGGACTGCTGTGCGAACTGCCTCAGGCACTGCGTTCAGGTCGCTCAACATCGCTTCGAGCGATTTACCCGCGAGTTCGGGGGTCTTGTCCACTGCGCCGTTGAGGTTGGTGATGTAGGCTTGGTGGTGTTTCGTGTGGTGGATTTCCATCGTGCGCGCATCGATGTGCGGTTCGAGCGCGTCGTAGGCGTATGCCAGTTTCGGTAATTCAAAAGCCATGTCGATCTCCTTTGTTAATTAGTTGAGTAAGTGTGGTGCGGAGAAAATTGTAGCCCTGTGGAGGGCGTGTGTCAAGAAAGATATTCATTCTCGTAGAGCGAGATGCTATCTCGTTTTACGAGTCATTCACCCTTGCCACCTCACAAGACTCTCTGGTATCCTTGTCCAATGAATAAAACTCGCCTCGAAGCCTTTAGCGACGGCGTGATCGCCATCATCATCACCATCATGGTGTTGGAGTTGAAAGTTCCGCATGAACCGACCTTTGCCGCGTTGAAGGAACTGGCGCCGATCTTTGTCAGTTATGTGCTGAGTTTCATCTACGTCGGCATCTACTGGAACAACCATCATCATTTGTGGCAGGCGGGCAAGCAGGTGAATGGTCGCATCCTCTGGGCAAACCTGCACTTGCTCTTCTGGCTGTCGTTACTTCCGTTTGCCACTGCCTGGAGCGGCGAGACGTTCTTTTCTGCGTTGCCGATGGCGACCTATGGATTT contains the following coding sequences:
- a CDS encoding LuxR C-terminal-related transcriptional regulator, whose amino-acid sequence is MPIPKTKLRPPNLRQPIVPRPRLTSSFANRRPLTIVSAPAGSGKTTLALEWLASSKTRGAWLALDNDDNDPIRFINGVIAALQVAGLKLRAPSGQRDVKNILTDIINQFDGNDAVTLVLDDYHLIFDEAIHAAMEYLLEHIPPTLHIVIVTRETPPLPLARLRARDQLREFHLDELRFTGEEARLFLNQVMGLKLSDRQLDHLAQHTQGWVAGLQMAGLSLQADASQPTPNPNERQFVTDYFLTEVFNRQPKDVQTFLLNTSVLEKFSAAQCKSVFAGNAGKILAHLEKSNLFISAVDKRHQYHPLFREFLQAKLQSAYPERVVDLHRKSFHWLEQNGFAVEAIPHAFAIADDESAARLIATLAPDFLKRGELVALRRWLDRLPESTIWRFPRLCLTQIWLLLDSNLQNDAQSYFDRLGNYLEKNMRSEFLVLRALHAAMTHQPEEAMKFMRKAQRTKEAKDPFIQTYVSFGLGAAQKMALQLFQAEQSFRSSLALAEAEGNAFISLSAFANLVDVLYLQARLADAESACKEALRNYRQNIPEASDWYWTLSRIAFQKNQLKEALDCANRAIDLCIETNQAVIQARVLLQRSQIHRAMNSREKAQADLDAADTLARGLQDNNVLRSIIRQRVQFALQEGDLDSARQWLQTLKKYGEAPYPYYFSLIKGKTLFAANALQEAHAEFAKTLKLLSGLEFTIFRIEALIWHSACLSQLNQKQRATKALNEAVKLAQTGGVVRPFVEARKQIADILPRLNQVGFIRKVEQAEGNARQAQGPGLTRREKEILQLLAIGLSNQELAERLFIAEGTLKRHVANLYQKLGVHNRAQAIQHFHQSQ
- a CDS encoding PIG-L family deacetylase, producing the protein MNFFGKRVLFLGAHPDDIELGCGALLHHIAGKTEVLCVTLSDNQKNPDLQNVKNEHHEAMAVLGVPKEKIVLGPFTTRVFPDARQEILEYFLKLRRDFKPDLILTHSKQDVHQDHNTMTDEALRAFRGITVLGFDVVRSSYGFFPHFLVEVTDEDVNKKIEALSKYETYRDRYYFNSELTRSIMVRHGALAERPFAEGFDILRIVGKFES
- a CDS encoding TMEM175 family protein; protein product: MNKTRLEAFSDGVIAIIITIMVLELKVPHEPTFAALKELAPIFVSYVLSFIYVGIYWNNHHHLWQAGKQVNGRILWANLHLLFWLSLLPFATAWSGETFFSALPMATYGFVLWMAAFAYFLLVRAMIAHHGKDSALAVAIGKDSKGLISLVGYTIAIAVAFYNPWLSFALYIMIALHWFIPDRRIEKNLK
- a CDS encoding ferredoxin family protein; translation: MTHIITSLCVRDRGCIDVCPVECMLPGFPLDKWPWIYIDPDTCIDCGACVPECPYLAIFPEDETPTAYTAKGGEYISAVGLTGHFEGTNHHGKPIVLDTARQLEAGEVLDFTPDIKPHYDFFKDGPGYGVKDQDDGR
- a CDS encoding superoxide dismutase, whose protein sequence is MAFELPKLAYAYDALEPHIDARTMEIHHTKHHQAYITNLNGAVDKTPELAGKSLEAMLSDLNAVPEAVRTAVRNHGGGTYNHNLFWEVMGPKGGGAPSGELAKAIESAFKSFDAFKEEFAKSAAGRFGSGWAWLVKKGSGLAVVSSANQDNPLSDGATPILGIDVWEHAYYLNYQNRRADYIAAWWNVVNWDAVAAKFSAK
- a CDS encoding GNAT family N-acetyltransferase; its protein translation is MPELRPVTKENWEALIRLKVRDDQKNFVASNLYSIAQSQFGEDFEGHWDLFAYGIYDDDTPVGFLMFGYNFDHPSQQAFIQRLMVDEKFQGKGFGRFGMEKMVEMFRADERIKTVAISYEPENESARKLYASLGFVETGRIVEDETEAVLKLR
- a CDS encoding DinB family protein, coding for MEFKILYQELVYSTEMIRALLTGVSQEEARIKPSKGSWSILEVTCHLYDEEREDFREHLDFILHRQDKDEWHPIAPQAWVKLRKYNQRNFKTMQRKFFAEREKSLAWLKSLEGANWKAKYKTKWRTMTAGDIFASWVAHDNLHIRQLTELRRARIEKISKPHHIQYAGDW
- a CDS encoding class I SAM-dependent methyltransferase gives rise to the protein MEINYQETSKDLLTRIDIHEKYGSANIDVWTNELLQPQAGMNILDVGCGAGKLSFLFDDYTKGGSKITGGDFSEELLDKARAKNKARGSEIEFVFLDFNKPFNFADGTFDLCTSAFAIYYASNLDFTFGEAHRALKSGGRLFVSGPLPENKQMFYDIIKEATNATIPPMPGSSRFKGDIFNTIDRIFAKTELHKFENHLTFPEVAPFIEYVRASLSEDRKLWTSMFNGKDEYEALIGKITDVATRWFNRDGKLVMTKVVGGILATK
- the hisS gene encoding histidine--tRNA ligase → MKKIIQAVKGTREFYPEQMFARNFIYEKALAASEMFGYQEWDGPFIEPIELYAAKSGEELVKKQSFTFEDRGGEAVALRPELTPSLARMIAAKQGELNFPVRWWSFGPFWRYESPQRGRTREFFQWNIDLLGVDSPEADAELIAVGATFLRSVGLSPELAQIFVNNRRLMESQFDALDIPNEKRVDVSNLVDRRAKMEPAKWEAYALEIGLSQKQLDGLKELLGNFDLWKQSEELTRTFAALDAMGVREYVRFDPNIMRGLLYYTGTVFEAFDTSGSVKRAIFGGGRYDNLLADVGGQPLSGVGFAMGDVVVGIILQEAGLIPEFQPSPAQVLVTVFDEKLMMQSFALANELRSAGLNAMVYPEPSKLPKQFKFADRMRMKVALVLGPDEAEKGLVVVKNLTSGEQVQVRKEAVLESVRGILNNA